From one Streptomyces sp. CA-210063 genomic stretch:
- a CDS encoding GNAT family N-acetyltransferase gives METAATGLTFRDATDGDVDALVALIESAYRGDASRAGWTTEADILEGQRTDPEGVLEVIKSPDSRLLTVERDGTVVACCQLEHRGEHAYFGMFAVSPALQGGGLGKVIIAEAERIVRETWGAKEMHMTVISVRNDLIAWYERRGYRRTGRMTPFPYGDERFGIPQRDDLRFELLVKELG, from the coding sequence ATGGAGACCGCCGCCACCGGCCTGACCTTCCGTGACGCCACCGACGGCGACGTGGATGCCCTCGTCGCGCTGATCGAGTCGGCGTACCGAGGGGACGCCAGCCGGGCCGGCTGGACCACGGAGGCGGACATCCTCGAGGGGCAGCGCACCGACCCCGAGGGCGTCCTGGAGGTCATCAAGTCGCCCGACAGCCGACTGCTCACGGTCGAGCGCGACGGCACGGTCGTCGCCTGCTGTCAGCTCGAACACCGTGGCGAGCACGCCTACTTCGGGATGTTCGCGGTGAGTCCGGCCCTCCAGGGCGGCGGCCTCGGCAAGGTGATCATCGCCGAGGCCGAGCGGATCGTGCGCGAGACCTGGGGCGCCAAGGAGATGCACATGACCGTGATCTCCGTACGGAACGACCTCATCGCCTGGTACGAGCGGCGCGGCTACCGCCGTACGGGCCGGATGACCCCGTTCCCGTACGGCGACGAGCGCTTCGGTATTCCGCAGCGGGACGACCTGCGGTTCGAGCTGCTGGTCAAGGAGCTCGGCTGA
- a CDS encoding glycerophosphodiester phosphodiesterase, translating to MNFLTIGHRGVMGVEPENTLRSFIAADRAGLDVIELDLHLSKDGALVVMHDADVDRTTDGTGPIADKTLAELRALDAGRGERVPTFEEVLDAVRAPLQAEIKDTAAARALAEILHRRDLVGRVEVLSFHDEAVAEIARLVPGVRTALVASRYGTDVVDRAVAVGATTLVLNIRRLTLEVVEKARKANLRIIGWVVNTQDHLRLVRALQLDGATTDYPDIKRTGRFTA from the coding sequence TTGAACTTCCTCACCATCGGTCACCGCGGAGTCATGGGCGTCGAGCCCGAGAACACGCTCCGTTCCTTCATCGCCGCCGATCGCGCGGGCCTCGACGTCATCGAACTCGATCTGCATCTGAGCAAGGACGGCGCCCTCGTCGTCATGCACGACGCGGACGTGGACCGGACGACGGACGGCACCGGCCCGATCGCCGACAAGACCCTCGCCGAGCTGCGCGCCCTGGACGCGGGCCGCGGAGAGCGCGTCCCGACCTTCGAGGAGGTCCTGGACGCGGTACGGGCACCGCTCCAGGCCGAGATCAAGGACACGGCGGCGGCCCGCGCCCTCGCCGAGATCCTGCACCGGCGCGACCTGGTGGGACGGGTCGAGGTGCTGTCCTTCCACGACGAGGCGGTCGCCGAGATCGCCCGGCTCGTACCCGGCGTCCGCACCGCGCTGGTCGCCAGCCGCTACGGCACCGACGTCGTGGACCGGGCGGTGGCGGTGGGCGCCACCACTCTCGTCCTGAACATCCGGCGGCTGACGCTGGAGGTCGTGGAGAAGGCCCGCAAGGCGAACCTGAGGATCATCGGCTGGGTGGTGAACACCCAGGACCATCTGCGGCTGGTCCGCGCGCTGCAGCTGGACGGCGCGACGACCGACTACCCGGACATCAAACGCACGGGCCGCTTCACGGCGTGA
- a CDS encoding DUF6421 family protein produces MTEILVQVGTEGGVPPVGRVVEHPAWPVLKDAVERIRPWQSKDGSIDFDAEHAPDPSDAELAVQDVMAAVQTLSPLLPHDAAYHEALVKDLRRWADDGFKVPDFLDSLLAFQPAAGRADGLQHLVVFPMYTQNGNPDRNLEAVVLRMVWPDWLAELERTRYDNPLFCGITFEDFTAGYDTNSAVLFPETIAVREAPSRFSWGGIFCDREAARFRRVTEAAVDILGLDLPEDVAAMIHDQKRCEEAFVLWDMVHDRTHSHGDLPFDPFMIKQRQPFWMYGLEELRCDLTAFKEAVKLEADGVPQARDVQYAVLFDRMFRFPVTGERVRNYDGLGGQLLFAYLHKHDVVRWTDNKLFIDWQRAPRVTNQLCADIEKLYRDGIDRPKLVHWFAGYELVATYLAPHPGSRWAKGPDALDLTQPPRKLVDDVLPDEFPLSMFYEALAKKLKTVIASTKGITAANAERAAA; encoded by the coding sequence ATGACGGAAATTCTTGTGCAGGTGGGTACGGAGGGCGGAGTTCCTCCGGTCGGTAGGGTGGTGGAGCACCCGGCCTGGCCCGTGCTCAAGGATGCCGTGGAGCGGATCCGGCCGTGGCAGTCGAAGGACGGCTCCATCGACTTCGACGCCGAGCACGCCCCCGATCCGTCGGACGCCGAGCTGGCCGTCCAGGACGTCATGGCGGCCGTCCAGACGCTCTCCCCGCTGCTGCCGCACGACGCCGCGTACCACGAGGCGCTCGTCAAGGACCTGCGCCGCTGGGCCGACGACGGCTTCAAGGTGCCCGACTTCCTCGACTCGCTGCTGGCCTTCCAGCCCGCCGCGGGCCGCGCGGACGGCCTCCAGCACCTGGTCGTCTTCCCGATGTACACGCAGAACGGAAACCCCGACCGCAACCTCGAAGCGGTCGTGCTGCGCATGGTCTGGCCCGACTGGCTGGCCGAGCTGGAGCGCACCCGCTACGACAACCCGCTGTTCTGCGGCATCACCTTCGAGGACTTCACCGCCGGCTACGACACCAACTCGGCCGTCCTCTTCCCGGAGACCATCGCCGTGCGCGAGGCCCCCTCCCGCTTCTCCTGGGGCGGCATCTTCTGCGACCGCGAGGCCGCCCGCTTCCGCCGCGTCACCGAGGCCGCCGTCGACATCCTCGGCCTCGACCTGCCCGAGGACGTCGCCGCGATGATCCACGACCAGAAGCGCTGCGAGGAGGCCTTCGTCCTGTGGGACATGGTCCACGACCGCACCCACAGCCACGGCGACCTGCCCTTCGACCCCTTCATGATCAAACAGCGCCAGCCGTTCTGGATGTACGGCCTCGAAGAGCTGCGCTGCGACCTCACCGCCTTCAAGGAGGCCGTGAAACTGGAGGCCGACGGCGTCCCGCAAGCCCGTGACGTGCAGTACGCCGTGCTCTTCGACCGCATGTTCCGCTTCCCGGTCACCGGCGAGCGCGTCCGCAACTACGACGGCCTCGGCGGCCAGCTCCTCTTCGCCTACCTGCACAAGCACGATGTCGTCCGCTGGACCGACAACAAGCTGTTCATCGACTGGCAGCGCGCCCCGCGGGTCACCAACCAGCTCTGCGCCGACATCGAGAAGCTCTACCGCGACGGCATCGACCGCCCCAAACTCGTCCACTGGTTCGCCGGGTACGAGCTGGTCGCGACCTACCTCGCCCCGCACCCCGGCTCCCGCTGGGCCAAGGGCCCGGACGCGCTGGATCTGACGCAGCCGCCGCGCAAGCTCGTCGACGACGTGCTTCCGGACGAGTTTCCGCTCAGCATGTTCTATGAGGCGCTCGCCAAGAAGCTGAAGACCGTGATCGCCTCCACCAAGGGCATCACCGCGGCGAACGCCGAGCGGGCCGCCGCGTGA
- a CDS encoding SDR family NAD(P)-dependent oxidoreductase, whose product MQNGNGALSGAVIAVAGAGGPAGRATLLRLADAGAIVVGSDNDPERLSEAVDAARYAHGGATVVGDTVDLLDLRSTRDWATRVEKDFGRVDGLVHLVGGWRGSETFTRTSLDDWDFLEMLLIRTVQHTSLAFHEALQRSERGRYVLISAAGASKPTAGNAAYAAAKAAAEAWTLATADYFRKAGGPQGPTSAAAILVVKALVHDAMRAERPNAKFAGFTDVKELAEAIAGVWEQPAAEVNGKRLWLTDKP is encoded by the coding sequence ATGCAGAACGGCAACGGTGCACTGAGCGGCGCGGTGATCGCGGTGGCGGGCGCGGGCGGACCCGCGGGCCGGGCGACGCTGCTGCGGCTGGCCGACGCGGGGGCGATCGTCGTCGGCTCCGACAACGACCCCGAGCGGCTCTCCGAGGCCGTGGACGCGGCCCGCTACGCGCACGGCGGCGCCACCGTCGTGGGCGACACGGTCGACCTGCTGGACCTCCGGTCGACCCGCGACTGGGCCACCCGCGTCGAGAAGGACTTCGGCCGGGTCGACGGCCTCGTCCACCTCGTCGGCGGCTGGCGCGGCAGCGAGACCTTCACCAGGACCAGCCTCGACGACTGGGACTTCCTGGAGATGCTGCTCATCCGCACCGTGCAGCACACCTCCCTCGCCTTCCACGAGGCCCTGCAGCGCAGCGAGCGCGGCCGGTACGTCCTGATCAGCGCGGCCGGCGCCAGCAAGCCCACCGCCGGCAACGCCGCCTACGCCGCCGCCAAGGCCGCCGCCGAGGCGTGGACGCTGGCCACGGCGGACTACTTCCGCAAGGCGGGCGGGCCGCAGGGGCCGACCTCCGCGGCTGCCATCCTGGTCGTGAAGGCGTTGGTGCACGACGCGATGCGCGCCGAGCGCCCCAACGCGAAGTTCGCGGGCTTCACCGACGTCAAGGAGCTGGCCGAGGCCATCGCCGGTGTCTGGGAGCAGCCCGCCGCCGAAGTGAACGGAAAACGTCTGTGGCTGACCGACAAGCCGTGA
- a CDS encoding threonine aldolase family protein: MNPPKTDARRHHDPEIRGFASDNYAGVHPEVLAALALANGGHQVAYGEDEYTENLQRIVRSHFGATAEAFPVFNGTGANVVALQAVTDRWGAVICAESAHIHVDECGAPERVGGLKLLTVPTPDGKLTPELIDRQAYGWDDEHRAMPQVVSITQSTELGTLYTPEEIRAICDHAHAHGMKVHLDGSRIANAAAALDVPMRTFTNAVGVDLLSLGGTKNGAMFGEAVVVINQDAVSHLKHLRKLSMQLASKMRFVSVQLEALLAKDLWLRNARHANEMAQRLAEGVRAVHGVEILHPVQSNAVFARLPHDVSERLQKRYRFYFWDEAAGDVRWMCAFDTTEDDVDGFVAALKEEMAR, encoded by the coding sequence GTGAACCCTCCGAAGACCGACGCCCGACGCCATCACGACCCGGAGATCCGCGGCTTCGCCAGCGACAACTACGCGGGGGTCCACCCCGAGGTGCTCGCCGCCCTGGCCCTGGCCAACGGCGGGCACCAGGTCGCGTACGGCGAGGACGAGTACACCGAGAACCTCCAGCGGATCGTCCGCAGCCACTTCGGCGCCACGGCCGAGGCGTTCCCCGTCTTCAACGGCACCGGCGCCAACGTCGTCGCCCTCCAGGCGGTCACCGACCGCTGGGGCGCGGTGATCTGCGCCGAGAGCGCGCACATCCACGTCGACGAGTGCGGGGCGCCCGAGCGGGTCGGCGGCCTGAAACTGCTCACCGTGCCCACGCCCGACGGCAAGCTCACCCCCGAGCTGATCGACCGCCAGGCGTACGGCTGGGACGACGAGCACCGGGCGATGCCGCAGGTCGTCTCGATCACCCAGAGCACCGAACTCGGCACCCTCTACACGCCCGAGGAGATCCGAGCGATCTGCGACCACGCCCACGCGCACGGCATGAAGGTGCACCTGGACGGCTCCCGGATAGCCAACGCGGCCGCCGCGCTCGACGTCCCGATGCGGACGTTCACCAACGCGGTCGGCGTGGACCTGCTCTCCCTGGGCGGCACCAAGAACGGCGCGATGTTCGGGGAGGCGGTCGTCGTCATCAACCAGGACGCCGTCAGCCACCTGAAGCATCTGCGCAAGCTGTCCATGCAGCTCGCCTCCAAGATGCGCTTCGTGTCCGTGCAGTTGGAGGCCCTGCTGGCGAAGGACCTCTGGCTGCGCAACGCCCGGCACGCCAACGAGATGGCCCAGCGGCTCGCCGAGGGCGTCCGCGCGGTCCACGGGGTGGAGATCCTTCACCCCGTGCAGTCCAACGCCGTCTTCGCCCGCCTCCCGCACGACGTGAGCGAACGCCTCCAGAAGCGCTACCGCTTCTACTTCTGGGACGAGGCCGCGGGCGACGTCCGCTGGATGTGCGCCTTCGACACGACCGAGGACGACGTGGACGGGTTCGTGGCGGCCCTCAAGGAGGAAATGGCGCGCTGA
- a CDS encoding transglutaminase-like domain-containing protein → MELIQQTPDLSAYLAADEVINHGHPQVREVAAHLAKGATDSYDYARAAYEFVRDTIPHSADSGDPRVTWRASDVLEQGTGICYAKAHALAALLRAEDIPTALCYQRLAHDDGDGHAVHGLVAVRFNGDWHRQDPRGNKPGVNAQFSLTGERLAWVPDPRVDELDYPTLYAEPHPAVLGALQAAPDRPYLWKTLPVAL, encoded by the coding sequence ATGGAGCTGATCCAGCAAACCCCTGACCTGTCCGCGTATCTGGCGGCCGACGAGGTCATCAACCATGGCCACCCCCAAGTGCGGGAGGTGGCCGCCCATCTCGCCAAGGGTGCAACCGACTCGTATGACTATGCGCGAGCGGCGTACGAGTTCGTGCGCGACACCATTCCCCACTCGGCGGACTCGGGCGATCCGCGCGTCACCTGGCGCGCCTCCGACGTCCTGGAACAGGGCACAGGCATCTGCTATGCCAAGGCCCATGCCCTGGCCGCGCTGTTGCGTGCCGAGGACATCCCGACGGCGCTCTGCTACCAGCGGCTGGCGCACGACGACGGCGACGGACACGCCGTGCACGGCCTGGTCGCGGTGCGCTTCAACGGGGACTGGCACCGCCAGGACCCGCGCGGCAACAAGCCCGGCGTGAACGCCCAGTTCTCCCTGACCGGGGAGCGGCTGGCCTGGGTGCCCGACCCCCGCGTCGACGAGCTGGACTATCCGACTCTGTACGCCGAACCGCACCCGGCCGTGCTCGGCGCCCTCCAGGCCGCCCCGGACCGGCCGTACCTCTGGAAGACGCTCCCCGTGGCGCTCTAG